Below is a genomic region from Paraburkholderia phenazinium.
GAATTGACGAATTCCACGTCGTGTCCGACGACGCGCACAACGCGGAAACTCGAATTCTCCGGTGTCGAGATGCACTGATAGCCAGAGAAGAATTCCTGCATTTGCTGCTGTTCGCCAGCCTGCGCGTGCTGATCGGCGGCGTCGAGTTTATCCTTCGACAGGCAGCCATAAGCATTCGCTTTGAACTGGATGGTTTGCTGCGGCTTGACCATCGCGTCCTGGGCCTGTACCGCTGATGCGGCCAGCAATCCCGTTACGGCGAAAAGAAGAGCGACTTTCGATTTCATATTTGCCTCCGTGCGGGTTATTACTCAGGTTAGCTATGTATTTAACTTCTAGGTCATACCCGCATCTTGCACTTTAGAAGAACCTGAGCCAGCAGCAAGCACATCTTGTGTGCGCCTGCAACAGTGGCGAATTGCCGCACCGGTTGTCGCAGGGTAATGCGACGTCCTAAATGATGAAAAAAGCAGGCTTCGCGATGGATTCCTTAATGTCGCCGAACGCGCCTGGCTTTAACTGGCAATGCTCCGCGGGGTATATACGAGTAAACCAGCATCGATAATTAAGCGTCTTAATACGAAAAATCCGGACACTTGATGCGGCGCACACAAAGTCATTCACCAGATAATTGAAAATGAGACAAGTATCGGTTTAATTGCAGGACAAAAAGAGTGCCAGGTCTGTCGTGGCGATGTCGGGTGTGATGAAGATTGTCTGGCGAAAAGTCGCTTGCACTCGCCGAAAGTTCATGGATAAATCAGCCGACAACTTTCGGAGATCCTCCTATGACGCTTGCCCACTGGCTGCCCTTTGCGATTGCTTCGGCAATCCTCGTCGCGATCCCAGGCCCGACGGTACTGCTCGTTGTTTCGTATGCGCTGGGACATGGCCGCCGTTTTGCGCTCGTGACAACCGCTGGCGTCGCGCTCGGCGACCTGACGTCGATGACCGCATCCATGCTGGGCCTCGGCGTGATTCTCGCTGCGTCCGCGGCCCTGTTTACGGCGCTGAAATGGGTTGGCGCGGCTTATCTGATCTACCTTGGCATCAAGTTGTGGCGCTCCCCGACGCGCGATATGGAGGCGTCTGATGTGACAGACGCCGCGAATATCGTCGAGACCCGCTCCAGCCGCATTTTCGCGCATGCCTTTGCGGTGACGGCGCTCAATCCCAAGAGCATCATTTTCTTTGTCGCATTCGTGCCGCAGTTCATCGATCCCCATGCGGCGGCGACCTCTCAGATCATCGCTTTTGAAGCGACGTTCGTGCTGCTCGGTACGTTCAACGCGCTTTGCTATGCAATGCTTGCCTCGGTCGCCCGACGGGCGATCCGCAGCACGCGCGTGCAGCGCGTCGTAAACCGCGTTGGGGGAAGCCTGTTGATCGGGGCGGGAATTTTCGCCGCCACATGGAAGAAAGCGAGCGCGTGATGGCTCGGTAACGATTTGGCGCGGCGGCGCGAGATCGCTGGACGCGGCAAGCGAACCGCGTTCAGTTGCATCACGTTAGCCACTTCGCTCAACCACGGGTGCGTGACCATCGCGGTCAGTCACGGCGCGGATTCGCAGCGAAGAACTCGTGCTGGAACATGCACATGCGCAACGCATTGTGGTATTTCCCGTTGCCGAAAAACTCCTCGATCAATTCGGCTTCGTGCCGGAAGCCGCATTTCTCGTACACGTGAATTGCGGCGGCGTTCGACTTGTCGACGATCAGATAGATCTTGCGCAGATTCAGCACTGAAAACGCGTAGTCAATGGCAAGCCGGGTCGCAACCGTTGCATGGCCACGGCCCTGTGCCTGCGGGGCAATGATGATCTGGAATTCGCCGCGCCGGTGGATGTAGTCGAGTTCGATCAATTCCGCGAGGCCGACCGTTTCACCGTCGTTATCGATGGCGACGAAACGCCGTTCGCGCTGATCGTGCACGTGCTGGTCATAGAGCTGCGAAAGCTCCGAGAACGTTTCATAGGGTTCTTCGAACCAGTAACGCATGATCTTGGCATTGTTGTTCACTTCATGGACGAAGCGCAGATCGTGACGCTCGAGCGGTCTTAACGTGAGCCTGGCATCGCGTTCGATTGTCATGAGATTCCCCCTTGAGAGTTATTGGTTTTAGATTGCGCCGGATTGACCGTGACGGGAAGAAAACAACTGCGATACCTGTACGGCCAGCGAATTCCAGCGAGCCAGGGTTAGTCCCGTGTGCGTCGTGGGAGTTCTTGAAGTGCCGTGTGAACAATTGCAGCCTGACGTTCGCGGGACAAGGCGTGGCGCGGGTTTTGCAGGAGCAGGGCGTCCGGTTGTCGCAACCGGCGGACAGGTGTCCGTGAGTGCGCCGGCGCACGCTGGGCACGAGAAGTGCGCCTACAATGCAACTACGGATGGGCGAAAGGAGAGCTGTGATGGAGCACCTGGTACTAGGCGCGTTTCTGATCGTGCCGCTGCTGATAGTCGCGTTCCTGTTCTCCGATGAACTGTGGCAGGAGCATCGCCAGCGCGCGCAGAGGGACCACCCGCGGCATATCGACTGGCACCATCCGTTGCGCAGTTTGTTGCATCGCAATTGATGCCGTTCTGAGTTCTTCGTGAACGTCGGCAGCGGTCCTCGCTAAGCGCTGCAGTCCGCGTAGGCCTCCTATGGCTCGCCGACGGCCGCAGCGCTTTCTATAGCCGCGCGTATGGGCCTCAGTTGCTCCTACTGACGAACTGGGCACGGATACGCTGCGCGAACCCCTCCAGCGTGGCTTGCGGCGCTACCTCACGAGCGTGCAGGCGTAATGGCACACCTTCCCAACGTGGGATGACGTGAAAATGCACATGCGCGACGGTCTGGCCGGCTGCCGCACCGTTGAATTGCCCGATAAACACGCCGTCTGGCTTGAGCGCCTTT
It encodes:
- the speG gene encoding spermidine N1-acetyltransferase produces the protein MTIERDARLTLRPLERHDLRFVHEVNNNAKIMRYWFEEPYETFSELSQLYDQHVHDQRERRFVAIDNDGETVGLAELIELDYIHRRGEFQIIIAPQAQGRGHATVATRLAIDYAFSVLNLRKIYLIVDKSNAAAIHVYEKCGFRHEAELIEEFFGNGKYHNALRMCMFQHEFFAANPRRD
- the sap1 gene encoding surface attachment protein Sap1 — protein: MKSKVALLFAVTGLLAASAVQAQDAMVKPQQTIQFKANAYGCLSKDKLDAADQHAQAGEQQQMQEFFSGYQCISTPENSSFRVVRVVGHDVEFVNSGNSDTEGLWANDRFIKQ
- a CDS encoding LysE family translocator, producing the protein MTLAHWLPFAIASAILVAIPGPTVLLVVSYALGHGRRFALVTTAGVALGDLTSMTASMLGLGVILAASAALFTALKWVGAAYLIYLGIKLWRSPTRDMEASDVTDAANIVETRSSRIFAHAFAVTALNPKSIIFFVAFVPQFIDPHAAATSQIIAFEATFVLLGTFNALCYAMLASVARRAIRSTRVQRVVNRVGGSLLIGAGIFAATWKKASA